From the Kogia breviceps isolate mKogBre1 chromosome 3, mKogBre1 haplotype 1, whole genome shotgun sequence genome, one window contains:
- the LOC131752920 gene encoding small nuclear ribonucleoprotein E-like: MVQPINLIFRYLQNRSRIQVWLYEQVNMRIEGCIIGFDEYMNLVLDDAEEIHSTTKSRKQLGRIMLKGDNITLLQSVSN; this comes from the coding sequence ATGGTGCAGCCAATCAATCTCATCTTCAGATACTTGCAAAATAGATCTCGGATTCAGGTGTGGCTTTATGAGCAAGTGAATATGCGGATAGAGGGCTGTATCATTGGTTTTGATGAGTATATGAACCTCGTATTAGATGATGCAGAAGAGATTCATTCTACAACAAAGTCAAGAAAACAACTGGGTCGGATCATGCTAAAAGGAGATAACATTACTCTGCTCCAAAGTGTCTCCAACTAG